In one window of Coleofasciculaceae cyanobacterium DNA:
- a CDS encoding helix-turn-helix transcriptional regulator, whose protein sequence is MKDDFGNLIRQARKEQKYSQRELAKLLKIDFTYLSKLENNRADYAPKEDVIRGLAKHLKLNEEELIFLAGRIPQQEEDLLKQHYKDMPALFRRMRENPEFAQRVFREASTTRTSHGLEGDSSYVSPD, encoded by the coding sequence GTGAAAGACGATTTTGGAAATCTGATTCGCCAAGCCCGAAAAGAGCAAAAATATTCTCAAAGAGAACTAGCCAAGTTACTTAAAATAGATTTTACCTATCTGTCTAAATTGGAAAATAATCGAGCGGATTATGCGCCAAAAGAAGATGTAATTCGTGGCTTGGCAAAGCATTTAAAATTAAATGAAGAAGAGCTAATTTTCCTGGCAGGAAGAATTCCTCAACAGGAAGAAGACCTACTTAAACAACACTATAAAGATATGCCTGCTTTATTTCGTCGGATGCGAGAAAATCCTGAATTTGCTCAAAGAGTATTTCGTGAAGCTTCCACGACACGGACATCTCACGGGCTGGAAGGCGATTCAAGCTACGTGTCCCCAGATTAG
- a CDS encoding ImmA/IrrE family metallo-endopeptidase: MSVFRPFRFVPKLEIEACALDIWLQMERARGEPQLPIDASIIAEFLDLNLVWDTIPDDQQGAIAARILPLEKLIEINENIPKLKGGFGESTIAHEIGHWVLHIDTEKVERYIRLKQKGVDIRVKPFLCRSSNLARIEWQAQYFAGCLLMPQHILIRLKQDKDLTKWQDLYQIAEKLGVTISNLTTRLQDLGWISLDAETRKIYSNHV; encoded by the coding sequence GTGAGCGTTTTTCGTCCATTTCGATTTGTCCCGAAACTGGAAATCGAGGCTTGCGCTTTAGATATTTGGTTGCAGATGGAACGAGCGCGGGGAGAGCCTCAACTACCAATAGATGCTAGTATTATTGCTGAATTTCTCGACTTAAATCTGGTTTGGGACACAATTCCTGATGATCAACAAGGAGCGATCGCCGCGAGAATTTTGCCCTTAGAAAAGCTAATTGAAATCAACGAAAACATTCCCAAACTTAAAGGCGGTTTTGGCGAATCAACTATCGCCCATGAAATCGGTCATTGGGTATTACACATCGATACTGAAAAAGTTGAACGTTACATTAGGTTGAAGCAAAAAGGTGTTGATATTCGAGTCAAGCCTTTTCTCTGTCGCAGCAGTAATTTAGCCAGAATTGAATGGCAAGCTCAATACTTTGCAGGATGCTTACTTATGCCACAACACATCTTAATTAGATTAAAGCAAGATAAAGATTTAACTAAGTGGCAGGATCTTTATCAAATAGCAGAGAAATTGGGAGTAACCATATCTAACCTGACAACTCGTTTACAGGATCTCGGCTGGATATCCCT